Proteins from a genomic interval of Leptotrichia trevisanii DSM 22070:
- a CDS encoding C40 family peptidase, translating to MFNNAVKILMGISMISFLSFSKGEISFQKQLITENSKKIEIIENNEKDNAIKNSRDREEKIRYKIVEFAKTQIGKPYVYGATGNNSFDCSSFVQYVFKKTLGITIPRVSAEQSIFKPKLHNNIKKGDLLFFETLEKGRISHVGMYIGNRQFIHASSKSKRVTVSQFAGFYQEKFRWAVSII from the coding sequence ATGTTTAATAACGCTGTAAAAATTTTAATGGGAATATCAATGATTTCTTTTCTATCTTTTTCTAAAGGGGAAATTAGTTTTCAGAAACAATTAATAACTGAAAACAGTAAAAAAATAGAAATAATTGAAAATAATGAGAAAGATAATGCAATTAAAAATAGTAGAGATAGAGAAGAAAAAATAAGATATAAAATTGTAGAGTTTGCAAAAACTCAGATTGGAAAACCTTATGTATATGGTGCAACTGGAAATAACAGTTTTGACTGTTCCAGCTTTGTGCAGTATGTGTTTAAAAAAACATTGGGAATTACAATTCCACGTGTTTCGGCAGAGCAGTCAATATTTAAACCAAAATTACATAACAATATCAAGAAGGGGGACTTGCTGTTTTTTGAAACTTTGGAAAAAGGCAGAATTTCACACGTGGGAATGTATATTGGGAATAGACAGTTTATACACGCCAGTTCAAAAAGTAAAAGAGTAACTGTATCTCAATTTGCTGGATTTTATCAAGAGAAATTTAGATGGGCAGTGTCGATTATATAA